A portion of the Pedobacter cryoconitis genome contains these proteins:
- a CDS encoding C1 family peptidase produces MLKRILFLTIGIGAGLCAQAQQSPLKTIKDNAATAVKSQGKTGTCWNYSATSLVESESLRKGLGEFNLSEMYIARNIYVEKAKNYILRQGKAQFSEGGLGHDLIRGISLYGAMPQEAFQGVTGEIPNHTGLMDTLKTYLDDVLKKRPVAADWQQGFEKILNEKLGNPPANFDYKGKNYTAKTFAKDVLKFDANDYVSVTSFTHHPYYSQFILEAPDNFANGSFYNLPLQEMIGLTKTALKDGYTVMWDADVSSRNFQQKKVMRFYSLIPLMQQQLFLTQRLRNKPIRQNYASNYMRT; encoded by the coding sequence ATGTTGAAAAGAATTCTCTTTCTTACTATTGGAATTGGCGCCGGCTTATGCGCACAGGCTCAACAAAGCCCTTTAAAAACGATTAAGGATAATGCTGCAACAGCTGTTAAAAGCCAGGGGAAAACAGGGACCTGCTGGAATTACTCTGCAACCTCACTGGTAGAATCAGAAAGCCTGCGCAAAGGTCTGGGCGAATTTAACCTCTCAGAAATGTACATTGCGCGCAATATCTATGTAGAAAAGGCGAAGAACTACATTTTGCGTCAGGGTAAAGCACAATTCAGTGAAGGTGGCCTTGGTCATGACCTGATTCGCGGTATTTCACTTTATGGCGCTATGCCACAAGAAGCTTTTCAAGGCGTTACTGGTGAAATCCCTAACCACACTGGTTTAATGGATACGCTGAAAACATACCTTGATGATGTCCTTAAAAAACGTCCGGTTGCAGCGGACTGGCAACAAGGGTTTGAGAAAATCCTGAACGAGAAATTAGGTAATCCACCAGCTAATTTCGATTATAAAGGAAAGAACTATACTGCGAAGACTTTCGCTAAAGACGTACTGAAATTTGATGCCAATGATTATGTAAGTGTGACTTCATTTACGCACCATCCTTATTATTCACAGTTTATTTTAGAAGCTCCCGATAACTTTGCAAACGGTTCTTTTTATAACCTGCCTTTACAAGAAATGATTGGACTGACCAAAACAGCTTTAAAAGATGGGTATACAGTGATGTGGGATGCCGATGTAAGCAGCAGGAATTTTCAGCAGAAAAAGGTTATGCGATTTTATTCGCTGATACCGCTGATGCAACAGCAGCTGTTCTTAACCCAACGGTTAAGGAACAAGCCTATACGCCAGAATTACGCCAGCAATTATATGAGAACTTAA
- a CDS encoding C1 family peptidase, with translation MGLEQAADGKSFFKVKNSWGEVGPFKGYIEVSEPYFAINTVSLVLPKAALTKELKKKLGL, from the coding sequence ATGGGTTTAGAACAGGCAGCGGATGGAAAGTCCTTCTTTAAAGTTAAAAATTCATGGGGTGAAGTTGGTCCTTTTAAAGGCTATATCGAAGTCTCAGAACCTTATTTCGCGATTAATACAGTCAGTTTAGTGTTGCCAAAAGCAGCATTGACTAAAGAATTGAAGAAAAAACTGGGCTTATAG
- a CDS encoding isoleucyl-tRNA synthetase — MKLQKAVIALILAIIALVTYLILGSDEVEWSKYILEASGLFLMLSALLFLYPILFARKDKEGCVELDPEAPVETAEPVKE, encoded by the coding sequence ATGAAACTTCAGAAGGCAGTAATTGCCTTGATCCTAGCCATAATTGCCCTTGTCACTTACCTGATCCTAGGTTCCGATGAGGTAGAATGGAGCAAATATATATTGGAAGCTTCGGGATTATTCCTGATGCTGAGTGCTCTTCTTTTTCTTTACCCTATACTTTTTGCAAGAAAAGATAAAGAAGGATGTGTAGAGTTAGATCCGGAAGCACCAGTGGAAACGGCAGAACCTGTGAAAGAATAG
- the ileS gene encoding isoleucine--tRNA ligase, with protein sequence MYREFKQLELPKIGEEILQFWKEENIFEKSISTRSKANPFTFYEGPPSANGMPGIHHVMARAIKDIFCRYKTLKGFQVKRKGGWDTHGLPIELAVEKKLGITKVDIGVKITVEEYNAACREEVMRYTDIWNDLTEKMGYWVDLEKPYITYENEYIESLWWILKTFYDKGLLYKGYTVQPYSPAAGTGLSSHELNQPGTYKMLKDTSITAQFAIKREQQHPALSSIFENDTEDTSFIAWTTTPWTLPSNGALAVGAKINYVKVKTFNQYTFLPVSVILAKDLVGKHFKAEAKDSSFEDYKGGDKLIPWTITAEFTGKDLVGVVYHQLMPYVTNAELEAKAFRVIPADYVTTEDGTGIVHLAAVFGADDFRVVKENDMPYVMVKDEQGNELPLVNKQGKFVDEVTDFAGYYVKEEYYSDEERKAPDFKPTDVLIAIKLKEDNKAFDVKKYEHSYPHCWRTDKPILYYPLDSWFIKTTAVKDKMVALNKTINWKPEATGTGRFGNWLENLVDWNLSRSRYWGTPLPIWRTQDGTEEKCIGSIAELNAEIKKSVEAGFMEAAFELKDMHRPFVDDVILTSSKGEKMTRELDLIDVWFDSGAMPYAQWHYPFENQEEFENAYPADFIAEGVDQTRGWFFTLHAIAVMLSETSEEIKAVNERIGNQGIAYKNVVSNGLVLDKNGNKMSKRLGNGVDPFHTIDTYSADATRWYMISNASPWDNLKFSTEGLDEVRRKFFGTLYNTYAFFALYANIDQFEIDENNETPVKDRSELDRWILSLLQNLINEVDESYNTYEPTKAARAIQTFVDEHLSNWYIRLSRRRFWKGEMTADKKAAYETLYTCLMSVSQLMSPVAPFFADWLYQNLSVNKKTAEQSVHLSLWKEGDTSLIDIELNERMELAQNISSMALSLRKKSSINVRQPLAKILLPVLDKTFQERVELVKEIILSETNIKDIEYITDTAGFIKKKIKPNFKALGPKVGKDMKSVAETISGMSAEDLSKFEAEGSYLVPGTSYVILLEDVEIIAEDIPGWQVTNIGKLTVALDVTITDVLKEEGLSRELINRIQNLRKELNFEVTDRITVSLQNDNLIATAVAQNKTYICAEILADDINLITNLDKGNTIVIDEVELLISIAKQ encoded by the coding sequence ATGTATAGGGAATTTAAACAATTAGAACTACCTAAGATAGGCGAAGAGATATTACAGTTTTGGAAGGAAGAAAATATATTTGAAAAAAGTATTTCTACCCGTTCAAAAGCTAACCCATTTACTTTTTATGAAGGCCCGCCTTCAGCTAATGGCATGCCTGGTATTCACCACGTAATGGCTCGTGCTATTAAAGATATTTTCTGTCGTTATAAAACTCTCAAAGGTTTCCAGGTGAAGCGTAAAGGTGGTTGGGATACGCATGGTTTGCCTATTGAGCTTGCTGTAGAGAAGAAACTGGGTATCACGAAAGTTGATATCGGTGTTAAAATTACAGTAGAGGAATACAATGCAGCCTGCCGTGAAGAAGTAATGCGTTATACCGATATCTGGAATGACCTTACCGAGAAAATGGGCTATTGGGTAGATCTGGAGAAACCTTATATCACTTACGAAAATGAATATATTGAGTCTCTTTGGTGGATCCTGAAAACCTTTTATGATAAAGGGCTTTTATATAAAGGATATACCGTACAGCCTTACTCTCCTGCTGCAGGAACAGGTTTAAGCTCTCATGAGCTGAACCAACCGGGTACTTATAAAATGTTGAAAGATACTTCGATCACTGCACAGTTCGCTATCAAAAGAGAACAGCAGCATCCGGCATTGTCTTCCATATTTGAAAACGATACAGAAGATACGTCTTTTATCGCGTGGACAACTACGCCATGGACTTTACCGTCTAATGGTGCACTGGCAGTTGGCGCAAAGATCAATTATGTAAAAGTTAAAACTTTCAATCAATATACTTTCTTACCGGTCAGTGTAATATTGGCGAAGGATTTAGTTGGCAAACACTTCAAAGCTGAAGCAAAAGATAGCTCTTTTGAAGACTATAAAGGTGGTGATAAACTGATTCCGTGGACAATCACAGCTGAGTTTACTGGTAAAGACCTGGTTGGTGTGGTTTATCATCAGCTGATGCCTTACGTAACCAATGCTGAATTAGAAGCCAAAGCTTTCCGCGTTATCCCTGCTGACTATGTAACGACTGAAGATGGTACGGGTATCGTACACCTTGCAGCTGTATTTGGAGCAGACGATTTTCGTGTTGTAAAAGAGAACGACATGCCTTATGTGATGGTGAAGGATGAACAAGGCAATGAACTTCCTTTAGTGAACAAGCAGGGGAAATTCGTTGACGAGGTTACTGATTTCGCTGGTTATTATGTGAAAGAAGAGTATTATAGTGATGAAGAACGTAAAGCGCCTGATTTCAAGCCTACAGACGTCTTGATCGCGATTAAACTGAAGGAAGACAATAAAGCGTTCGACGTTAAAAAATACGAACACAGTTATCCGCATTGCTGGAGAACTGACAAACCTATTTTATACTACCCTCTGGATAGCTGGTTTATTAAAACTACTGCTGTAAAAGATAAAATGGTAGCACTGAACAAAACCATTAACTGGAAACCGGAAGCTACAGGAACAGGCCGTTTTGGTAACTGGCTGGAAAACCTGGTGGACTGGAATTTATCGCGCTCCCGTTATTGGGGAACTCCTTTACCAATCTGGAGAACTCAGGATGGTACGGAAGAAAAATGTATTGGTTCTATTGCAGAGCTGAATGCGGAGATCAAAAAGTCTGTAGAAGCTGGTTTTATGGAAGCTGCTTTTGAATTGAAAGATATGCACCGTCCTTTTGTGGATGATGTGATCCTGACTTCTTCAAAAGGCGAAAAAATGACCCGTGAACTGGATCTGATCGATGTATGGTTTGATAGTGGTGCAATGCCTTATGCACAATGGCATTACCCTTTTGAAAACCAGGAAGAGTTTGAGAATGCCTATCCTGCAGATTTTATCGCTGAAGGTGTGGACCAGACCCGCGGATGGTTCTTTACTTTACATGCGATTGCTGTCATGCTGAGTGAAACCAGCGAGGAGATCAAAGCAGTAAATGAGCGTATTGGCAACCAAGGTATTGCTTATAAAAATGTAGTTTCCAATGGATTGGTACTGGATAAGAACGGGAACAAAATGTCTAAGCGTTTGGGCAATGGAGTTGATCCTTTCCATACGATTGATACTTACAGTGCTGATGCAACCAGATGGTATATGATCAGTAATGCTTCTCCATGGGATAACCTGAAGTTCAGTACTGAAGGCCTGGATGAGGTAAGACGTAAGTTTTTTGGAACATTATACAATACTTATGCTTTCTTCGCTTTATATGCGAACATTGATCAATTTGAGATTGATGAAAATAACGAGACACCTGTAAAGGACCGTTCTGAATTAGACAGATGGATTTTATCGCTGTTACAGAACCTGATCAACGAGGTGGATGAGAGTTATAATACTTATGAGCCTACTAAAGCAGCGAGAGCTATTCAGACTTTTGTAGATGAGCATTTAAGTAACTGGTATATTCGTTTATCACGCCGCCGCTTCTGGAAGGGTGAAATGACTGCGGATAAAAAGGCTGCTTATGAGACTTTATATACTTGTTTGATGAGCGTATCTCAGTTAATGTCTCCGGTTGCACCTTTCTTCGCGGATTGGTTATACCAGAACTTATCAGTTAATAAAAAAACTGCTGAACAGTCGGTCCATTTGAGCTTGTGGAAAGAGGGTGATACCTCACTGATCGACATAGAATTGAATGAGCGTATGGAGCTTGCCCAGAATATTTCTTCTATGGCACTTTCCTTAAGGAAGAAATCAAGCATCAATGTGCGTCAGCCGCTAGCTAAGATCTTATTGCCTGTACTGGACAAAACGTTCCAGGAAAGAGTGGAACTTGTGAAGGAAATTATCTTATCTGAGACTAACATCAAGGATATTGAATATATCACTGATACTGCTGGTTTCATCAAGAAAAAGATCAAACCGAATTTCAAAGCGCTCGGACCAAAGGTTGGTAAGGACATGAAATCGGTAGCAGAAACAATTAGTGGGATGAGTGCTGAAGATTTAAGCAAGTTTGAGGCGGAAGGTTCTTATCTTGTTCCGGGTACCAGCTATGTAATTTTGCTGGAGGATGTAGAAATCATCGCTGAGGACATACCTGGATGGCAGGTAACAAATATCGGAAAGCTTACGGTTGCTTTGGATGTTACGATAACCGATGTGTTGAAAGAGGAAGGTTTATCACGTGAATTGATCAACAGAATCCAGAATTTAAGAAAGGAGCTTAATTTCGAAGTGACTGATCGCATTACCGTGAGTTTACAAAACGATAATTTAATCGCCACAGCAGTAGCACAGAATAAAACATACATTTGCGCTGAAATATTAGCGGATGATATTAATTTGATAACTAATTTAGATAAAGGAAACACAATCGTAATTGATGAGGTTGAATTACTGATTTCAATTGCAAAACAATAA
- a CDS encoding TraR/DksA family transcriptional regulator, whose product MEKPTKTRYSDNELQEFKELIQDKLRMAREEFLNLTNSLSSPNSNGTEDTSGTYKTLEDGSATLEKEQLNQLAARQKKFIENLEAALVRIENKTYGICRETGKLIQKERLRAVPHATLSMEAKLKQA is encoded by the coding sequence ATGGAAAAACCTACAAAAACCCGTTACTCAGATAACGAGCTACAAGAATTTAAAGAACTAATCCAGGATAAACTGCGCATGGCGAGAGAGGAATTCCTCAACTTAACGAATTCTTTGAGCAGCCCGAATTCTAATGGTACAGAAGATACTTCTGGTACTTACAAGACTTTGGAAGATGGTTCGGCCACTTTGGAGAAAGAGCAATTAAATCAATTAGCTGCACGTCAGAAAAAATTCATTGAGAATTTAGAAGCTGCTTTGGTACGTATTGAGAACAAAACTTATGGTATTTGCCGAGAAACTGGTAAATTGATCCAAAAAGAACGTTTACGTGCTGTACCTCATGCAACTTTAAGCATGGAAGCCAAATTGAAACAAGCATAA
- a CDS encoding lipoprotein signal peptidase gives MKGYSKPLLVIFLVLLVDQVLKTWIKTNMYVGQEFKIIGNWFIIHFTENNGMAFGMEFGGEFGKLALSLFRIAAVAAIGYGLHYLIQHKYHRGLVLNVALIFAGALGNIIDSVAYGKIYGYSTLFHGRVVDMFYFPILEGIFPKWVPIWGGEDYIFFRPVFNVADAAISVGVIAILIFQKKYFKEEVKEEIGPNNEVVED, from the coding sequence ATGAAAGGCTATTCTAAACCTTTGCTGGTTATCTTCCTGGTCCTTTTAGTGGATCAGGTGTTGAAGACCTGGATTAAAACTAATATGTATGTGGGTCAGGAGTTCAAAATTATTGGCAACTGGTTCATTATACATTTTACGGAGAACAATGGAATGGCCTTCGGAATGGAGTTTGGTGGTGAATTCGGAAAACTGGCTTTATCGTTATTCAGAATTGCTGCGGTGGCGGCAATTGGTTATGGTTTACATTACCTGATCCAGCATAAGTACCATAGAGGGCTGGTCCTGAATGTGGCCTTGATTTTCGCAGGTGCATTGGGTAATATCATTGACTCTGTAGCTTATGGCAAGATATATGGCTATTCTACATTGTTTCATGGCCGTGTAGTGGATATGTTTTACTTTCCGATACTGGAAGGTATCTTTCCTAAATGGGTGCCTATATGGGGCGGAGAAGACTATATTTTCTTCAGACCGGTGTTCAACGTTGCAGATGCTGCCATATCTGTTGGGGTAATCGCTATTCTGATCTTCCAGAAAAAGTATTTTAAGGAAGAGGTGAAGGAAGAGATTGGACCGAACAATGAGGTGGTTGAAGATTAA
- a CDS encoding SIMPL domain-containing protein, with protein sequence MRKLFVFAFATLISISAMAQQVDLRKKITVSGTAEMEVTPDIIYLSISLKEYLKDGNSKKKVEITDLENQLYKAIQAAGIPKENLMINSLSSFNTAPEKKKNPDFLVSKQYRLKVTDLNKWNEIIGSVDPKGVAYTNVDSYDYSKIEALKKDLKIKALQAAKVKATYLVEALGEQLGGVIDIQEQGNENYPVYRASGMMMKSAMVDDNGGSAPEIDFKKIKLSYVMNTVFQIK encoded by the coding sequence ATGAGAAAGTTATTCGTCTTTGCATTTGCTACCTTAATCAGTATTAGTGCTATGGCACAACAAGTAGATTTACGCAAAAAGATCACCGTTAGCGGAACAGCTGAAATGGAAGTTACCCCGGATATTATTTATTTAAGCATTTCGCTGAAAGAGTATCTGAAGGATGGTAATAGCAAGAAAAAAGTGGAGATTACAGATTTGGAGAATCAGTTATATAAAGCTATTCAGGCGGCAGGTATTCCTAAGGAGAATTTAATGATCAATAGTTTATCCAGTTTCAATACTGCTCCGGAGAAAAAGAAAAATCCTGATTTCTTAGTAAGCAAACAATATCGTTTAAAGGTTACTGACCTGAACAAGTGGAATGAGATCATTGGTTCGGTTGATCCTAAAGGAGTAGCTTATACAAATGTGGATAGTTATGATTATTCTAAGATTGAGGCTTTAAAGAAAGATTTAAAAATTAAAGCTTTACAGGCTGCTAAAGTGAAAGCTACTTACCTGGTTGAGGCTTTAGGTGAGCAATTGGGTGGTGTAATTGATATTCAGGAGCAAGGGAATGAGAATTATCCTGTTTACCGTGCAAGTGGAATGATGATGAAGTCTGCTATGGTTGATGACAATGGTGGTTCGGCTCCGGAGATCGACTTCAAGAAAATTAAATTAAGCTATGTAATGAATACAGTTTTCCAAATTAAATAG
- the serS gene encoding serine--tRNA ligase — protein sequence MLQVNYIRENREKVLERLGVRNFKQPELVDEIIKLDEERRQTQTSLDNLSAIANANAKQVGELMRSGKKEEAEAIKAETTSNKEHIKTLSDQLNVVEQHLYNALVQLPNLPGELVPAGATPEENEVVLTHGAPAELHGKALPHWELTTKYDIIDFELGTKITGAGFPVYKGKGARLQRALINFFLDRATEQGYREMQVPLMINEASGFGTGQLPDKEGQMYHSTVDNLFLIPTAEVPVTNLYRDVILKEEELPVKNTAYTPCFRREAGSYGAHVRGLNRLHQFDKVELVQVVHPDKSYEVLEEMSAYVQSLLKDLGLHFRVLRLCGGDMGFTSAMTYDMEVWSAAQQRWLEVSSVSNFESFQTNRLKLRFKGNGGKTQLAHTLNGSALALPRIVAAILENYQTEDGIIIPEVLVKYTGFDRID from the coding sequence ATGCTGCAAGTTAACTATATCCGCGAAAATAGAGAGAAAGTTTTAGAACGCTTAGGCGTCCGTAATTTCAAACAACCTGAACTGGTTGATGAAATTATCAAATTAGATGAAGAACGCAGACAGACTCAAACCTCGCTGGATAACTTATCTGCTATTGCAAATGCCAATGCTAAACAGGTTGGTGAACTGATGCGCAGTGGTAAAAAAGAGGAAGCTGAAGCAATTAAAGCCGAGACGACTTCTAACAAAGAACATATCAAGACCCTTTCAGATCAATTGAATGTGGTAGAACAGCATTTATACAATGCATTGGTACAATTACCGAACTTACCTGGTGAACTGGTTCCTGCGGGCGCTACACCAGAAGAAAATGAGGTCGTACTTACGCATGGTGCTCCGGCAGAATTGCATGGGAAAGCACTGCCACATTGGGAACTGACTACCAAATACGACATTATAGACTTTGAACTGGGTACTAAAATTACCGGTGCAGGTTTTCCTGTTTACAAAGGTAAAGGAGCCCGTTTACAGCGCGCATTGATCAACTTCTTCCTGGACCGTGCAACAGAACAGGGGTATAGAGAGATGCAGGTGCCTTTGATGATTAACGAAGCCTCTGGTTTTGGAACAGGTCAGCTACCAGATAAAGAAGGACAGATGTATCATTCTACAGTAGATAATCTTTTCCTGATCCCTACTGCTGAAGTCCCTGTCACTAACCTTTACCGTGATGTAATTTTAAAAGAGGAAGAACTGCCTGTTAAAAATACTGCATATACTCCTTGTTTCCGTCGTGAGGCAGGATCATACGGCGCACATGTACGTGGCTTAAACAGATTGCACCAGTTTGATAAAGTGGAATTGGTACAGGTGGTACATCCGGATAAATCTTACGAAGTACTGGAAGAAATGAGCGCTTATGTACAGTCTTTACTGAAAGATTTAGGCTTACACTTCCGCGTATTGCGTTTATGCGGTGGCGACATGGGCTTTACTTCAGCCATGACTTACGATATGGAGGTATGGAGTGCGGCACAACAACGCTGGCTGGAAGTTTCTTCTGTTTCTAACTTCGAATCTTTCCAGACGAACCGTTTGAAATTAAGATTTAAAGGAAACGGCGGAAAAACTCAGTTGGCACACACCTTAAATGGTAGTGCTTTGGCTTTACCACGTATTGTAGCTGCTATCCTTGAAAACTATCAAACAGAAGATGGTATTATCATTCCAGAAGTTTTAGTGAAATATACTGGATTCGACCGTATAGATTAA
- the rsmI gene encoding 16S rRNA (cytidine(1402)-2'-O)-methyltransferase, translated as MGGKLFLVPTPIGNLEDMTFRAVRVLKEADVILAEDTRTSAPLLKHFGIDKKAYSHHQHNEHKATSEIIRFLKEGKNVALISDAGTPAISDPGFFLVREVLKNDLPVECLPGATAFVPALVNSGLPTDSFVFEGFLPVKKGRQTRLKKLADEERTIILYESPHRLLKTLEEFAQFFGEERQASVSRELTKMYEETVRGTLVEIKSYFENNILKGEFVICVAGKEETKKEKRSYEKD; from the coding sequence ATGGGCGGTAAACTATTTCTGGTTCCTACACCAATCGGTAATCTGGAAGATATGACTTTCAGGGCTGTCCGCGTTCTAAAGGAAGCAGATGTTATCCTGGCTGAGGATACCCGTACAAGTGCGCCTTTATTGAAGCATTTCGGCATTGATAAAAAAGCTTATTCGCATCACCAGCATAATGAGCATAAGGCAACTTCAGAAATCATCAGGTTTCTGAAGGAAGGTAAAAATGTAGCCCTGATTTCGGATGCCGGAACACCAGCGATCTCTGATCCGGGCTTCTTTCTGGTCAGAGAAGTGTTAAAAAATGATTTACCGGTAGAATGTTTACCGGGTGCAACAGCTTTTGTACCTGCATTGGTCAACTCTGGTTTACCTACAGATTCATTTGTCTTTGAAGGGTTCCTGCCAGTTAAAAAAGGCAGACAAACCCGTTTAAAGAAGCTGGCTGACGAGGAGAGAACAATCATCCTTTATGAAAGTCCACACCGTTTATTGAAGACACTGGAAGAATTCGCACAGTTTTTTGGGGAAGAAAGACAAGCTTCAGTAAGCAGGGAACTGACTAAAATGTATGAAGAAACCGTTAGAGGTACACTGGTAGAAATAAAATCTTACTTCGAAAACAATATTTTAAAAGGTGAGTTCGTAATTTGTGTGGCTGGTAAAGAAGAAACTAAAAAAGAAAAACGCTCTTACGAAAAGGATTAA
- a CDS encoding PH domain-containing protein, producing MILIDRFLSDEQDPKAVEKVLGKLNDMLTTNEELIYLAVQKRPAVNLLPDCIVVSNKRIFYCEPANFGITMNFKDISWKSIKEISFKEEIFGSKFICVPQHGENIITEYIPKVQARKLYQAAYEQLEAFKEQQRQTELEEKRAQQPASAAPIAPVADLPVQENIPAEEPVEVYAAPVIVEEPEDETTLKLRKLKTLYDKQLITQAEYEAKKADILDTF from the coding sequence ATGATTTTAATAGATAGATTTTTGAGCGATGAGCAAGATCCTAAAGCTGTTGAAAAAGTTTTAGGTAAGCTGAACGATATGCTGACTACCAATGAGGAACTGATCTACCTTGCGGTACAAAAAAGACCTGCAGTAAATCTTCTTCCTGATTGCATCGTAGTGAGTAATAAACGCATTTTTTATTGTGAGCCAGCTAACTTCGGCATCACAATGAACTTCAAGGATATCTCCTGGAAAAGCATCAAAGAAATCTCTTTCAAAGAAGAAATTTTCGGTTCTAAATTCATCTGTGTTCCGCAGCATGGGGAGAACATCATTACAGAATATATCCCTAAGGTACAGGCCAGAAAACTTTATCAGGCTGCTTATGAACAACTGGAAGCTTTTAAAGAGCAACAAAGACAAACTGAACTGGAAGAGAAAAGAGCACAGCAGCCAGCATCGGCAGCCCCTATTGCTCCAGTAGCAGACCTCCCTGTTCAGGAAAACATTCCTGCCGAAGAGCCTGTGGAAGTTTATGCAGCTCCTGTAATTGTGGAAGAACCAGAAGATGAAACGACCTTGAAATTAAGGAAACTTAAGACCCTATATGACAAACAATTAATTACCCAGGCTGAATACGAGGCTAAAAAAGCCGATATACTAGATACTTTTTAA
- the lnt gene encoding apolipoprotein N-acyltransferase, with protein MKATQTYLLALLSAFLLWLAWPPHTFAAPLLLVGLVPLFIALDQLIAKREPKTGKKVFLTAGLTFLVWNTACIYWVYNAISAYNNPAVALVISLIPYGLGALLMTFAFWLYYRFRTVVSNKRIAYLALVSFWVGMEYLHATWDLAFPWMTLGNGLAGMHQLAQWYETTGVYGGSIWILVSNILAFEAYKAFKANTGYLKIRPALGWLIFLIVPAGISLIKYYGYKEKTLPINVVVVQPNIDPYEKMGGITPAEQLKTLVHLSDSVAQVNTEYFIWPETAIPSYANEDRIRSTTEYMAAQSFLNKYKNGTLITGIESLKFYNDKSTLSAKFDPDNNQYYDNFNSAMQVENSANVQFYHKSKLVPGVEKMPFPKTLSFLAPVFAGLGGTVSGWGWQENPGVFYSQNGVGVAPVICYESLWGGWIGESVKNGAQLIAIITNDGWWGNTSGKDQHFLYAKLRAIETRRWVVRSANTGISGFINQRGDIVKQSAWWTRDALKRDVNLNDQLTFYVKSGDIIPQILSLIGIVLALFIPYQTYFKKKKA; from the coding sequence ATGAAAGCGACACAAACCTACCTGCTTGCCTTATTAAGTGCATTTTTATTATGGCTGGCATGGCCGCCGCATACTTTTGCAGCTCCCCTTTTATTAGTCGGTCTTGTGCCACTCTTTATTGCACTTGATCAGTTAATAGCCAAAAGAGAGCCAAAAACAGGCAAAAAGGTTTTCCTGACTGCGGGCCTGACTTTCCTGGTCTGGAATACAGCTTGCATTTATTGGGTATACAATGCGATCAGTGCCTATAATAATCCGGCTGTCGCTTTGGTCATCTCTCTGATTCCTTATGGACTCGGAGCTTTACTAATGACTTTCGCCTTCTGGCTTTATTACCGTTTCAGAACTGTAGTCAGCAACAAACGTATTGCCTACCTGGCCCTGGTTAGCTTTTGGGTAGGTATGGAATATTTGCATGCCACCTGGGACCTTGCTTTCCCCTGGATGACATTGGGTAACGGACTTGCCGGAATGCATCAGCTTGCGCAATGGTACGAGACTACCGGCGTATATGGTGGGTCAATCTGGATACTGGTCAGTAATATCCTTGCTTTTGAGGCCTATAAAGCCTTTAAAGCAAACACTGGTTATCTCAAAATCAGACCTGCCCTTGGCTGGCTGATCTTTCTGATCGTACCTGCCGGGATTTCCCTGATCAAGTACTATGGGTATAAAGAAAAAACTTTGCCCATTAACGTAGTGGTGGTACAACCAAACATCGATCCTTATGAGAAAATGGGCGGCATTACTCCTGCAGAACAACTCAAAACCCTTGTTCATCTTTCGGATTCTGTAGCGCAAGTCAATACCGAATATTTTATCTGGCCTGAAACCGCTATTCCGAGTTATGCGAACGAAGACCGTATCCGCAGCACCACGGAGTACATGGCTGCACAATCTTTCCTGAACAAATACAAAAACGGGACGCTGATCACCGGAATAGAGAGTCTTAAATTCTACAACGATAAAAGCACGCTCTCTGCTAAATTCGATCCGGACAATAATCAATACTACGACAATTTTAATTCTGCGATGCAGGTGGAGAACTCCGCAAACGTTCAGTTCTACCATAAATCCAAACTCGTACCCGGCGTAGAAAAAATGCCTTTCCCAAAAACCCTATCCTTCCTTGCTCCGGTATTTGCTGGTCTTGGAGGTACAGTTTCTGGCTGGGGATGGCAGGAAAACCCCGGTGTATTTTACTCTCAGAATGGTGTAGGCGTAGCTCCGGTAATCTGTTATGAATCCCTGTGGGGAGGCTGGATTGGAGAGTCCGTTAAAAATGGTGCACAGCTCATCGCGATCATCACCAATGATGGCTGGTGGGGAAATACTTCGGGTAAAGATCAGCACTTCCTTTATGCTAAACTTCGTGCCATAGAAACCCGCAGATGGGTAGTACGCTCAGCCAATACTGGAATTTCGGGCTTCATTAACCAACGTGGAGACATCGTTAAACAATCCGCATGGTGGACACGTGATGCCTTGAAAAGGGATGTAAACTTAAACGATCAACTTACATTTTATGTAAAAAGCGGAGATATCATCCCGCAGATCCTGAGCCTGATTGGCATTGTACTGGCCTTATTCATTCCTTATCAAACTTACTTCAAAAAGAAAAAAGCATAA